The genome window ATTTGCAACATAGATCCAGGTTTTATCATATAACGCGTACCGTCTAACATAGCAATGCCGCTACCTTTTTTCACGTAAATGACGACATCATGTCTTTTATGATAATGAAGCGGTAGTTCGCTATTTTTGTTGACTTGAATAAGGTGCATACTGGAATTTTTGTTTTCGCCTACATCGGTAACTTTTACCTCTTCATCTTCTCCTAACGGATTCTCTTTTACCAATTCCTCTATGTTCAAGACTTCAAAGGAAAAAACATCAGGAAATTTTGTGGGGTGCTTCAGGGATTCTACAAAATTGGCAGGGTAGTACTTTACCGTTGTGCAACCAGCAAAGACGGACACAAAAAAAAGGGGGAAAACAAGCAGAATAGTTTTTATCTTATTCATCAAAAATCTGAGAGCTGATTATCTTTGTACATACAGTAAATCCGATAAAAGCATAACTTACATGCTGATTGATTCGTCCTTTATCTTTACCAGGGTCGTTGACCATACGTTTCCCAGGCACAAGATCATTTATGGAAATTTTTTCGTTTGTTTAAACAGGATTTTGATGAAGTATACCATTGTGCCTGTCTCTGCACACAGAAAAAACATCCGTATTAAAGCACAAAGTTACAGGGGAATTCAAGTGCCGATTTTAAGATTATTTGCGTTTAAAGCACGAAAAACATGCAGAACGACAAATAACTTCGTTGACATTTTCTGTGCGTATACCTATTATAATTCCATGAACATCAGCAAAACAATTTCTAAAATCATGATAAAACAGATATAAATACAAAACAAATCATACACCACTACCATTAATTGTCTGTGCCAAAAAGCTTTTTAACAAAGACCCACTAAAAAACAATGATAGGAATAAAATAATGTCGTTACCATTTACCGAAGAACAAATAGACAGATATTCACGACACATTATCCTTCCGGAGATCGGCGGGAAGGGCCAACTCAAGCTTTTGAATTCCAAGGTTTTTCTGGTGGGAGCGGGGGGCTTGGGTTCTCCGGCGGCATTTTACCTTGCCGCAGCCGGAATTGGGAAAATTGGCGTCGCTGATAGCGATATTGTTGATTATTCAAATCTACAGCGACAACTACTCCATTCGACAAAAGATGTGGGCAAATCCAAGGCAATTTCTGCCAAGGAAACATTGGAAGCGCTGAACCCCGACATTGAAGTAATCCCATACACAGAGCGTCTAACATCTGAAAATATTATGGATGTCATTAAGGATTATGATATCGTTCTGGATGGCGCAGACAATTTTCCAACAAGATATCTTGTGAACGATGCCTGCGTGTTTCTTAAAAAACCATTGTCACATGGTTCTATATTTCGTTTTGAAGGGCAAGTGACCACTATTGTGCCTTTTGACGGACCCTGTTATCGTTGTCTTTACGAAATGCCGCCTCCGCCAGGCTTGGTTCCGTCCTGTCAGGAAGCAGGGGTTTTAGGTGTTTTACCCGGAGTCGTCGGTTCCATTCAGGCAACTGAAGCAGTAAAATATATTCTGGGAAAAGGGCAACTCTTGAAAGGGAAACTGCTTATTTATGATTCCCTCAATATGGATTTTAAAAAAGTAAAAATACACAAAAATCCATCATGTCCTGTATGCAGCGATAACCCAACAATCACGGAACTCATTGATTATGAAGAATTCTGTCAAAGTAACAGATAAGGCACGCAATTGTCTTCTCACGTGAAACATTCTGCAGGAAATTACGTGCATACTCCTGCAAAGAGTATTGTTCAGGCCTTGCACCGCAAGGAGCAAACGTCTGCTGCAAAATTGTTATGGATCCAGGGGGATAGCTGATTTATGGGCAGTTATGATGTTTCTTCGTCTTTCTTACTCTGTTTTTTTATCATATCCGTTGAAACCTGCAACGCCTCGAAACCTGCCACAATATCCAGGAGCTCGGAAGTAATCATACTTTGATACTGATGACGATACAGCGCATCAATTTCTTCTCTTTGATCTTTTATATTTTTCTCTGCGGCTTGCATTGATAAAAAACGGCTCGCATTTTCACTTGCCATCGACTCTGCAATTGCCCTATATAATGAAACAAAAACATACTGGCGAATCAATGAAGAAAAAAGCTTATTCCGATCCATGGTAAAGCCGGGAATAACATGAGAAGGCCATTTCTTGGAGGATATAGATCGAAACCACTCCGGATTAAGCGGCAAAAGACGGGTCTTCCTGGGTTGAGAGGAAATATTCGAAATCAATTTATGATAATATAAAATAACCTTTGAAATTTTCTCCTCTACCTGCCAGTCATTTATTGCCATGACAATTTCATAGCCAATATCCGTTAAACCGGCAAGGGAGTCAGGCAAGGAAAAGATGTTTCCTGTTGAATGCCCCTTCTCTTCCAGCAGAGCGCTGATACGGGAACCTACACAGAGTATAACGTGCCGGTCAGGGGCGCTACTGTGTTCATGCATATCTTCGAGAGCATAGGAAACGATTTGATTATTGAAACCACCACAAAGACCATGATCCGAACCAAATATAATCACCCCTGTCCTTTTCTCCCCTAAATCAGAGGGTGAAGAGAACATTTCTATCGGGCCTTTTCGAAGTATCACCTGGAGACCCATTTCAACGGTTCGATAATAATCAGTAACCGACTCAACGGCCTTTTCATAATGGTGGATATTTATTGCTGCAAGTGTCTTCATCGTCCGCACAATGGTATACAAATCTTCTGCGCTTTGGATTTTTTTTCTCAGAGATTCCAGTGTTTGCACTACCTGTTTTCCCCTTCTTTGCCAATTGCACTCTTTGCGGCAGTTAATACTTTAGACCGGTCTTCATCGCTCAACGATTTCCCTTGTTCAATTTTTCTGCATACATCAAATGCGTTCTCAGAAACCGCTTTACCAATGTTTATTTCCGCCTGAGAAATACATTCCAAGGGAATTTCGTCCAATAGTCCTTCAGCTACCGCTAACAAAATAGCGATCTGTTGTGAAACTGACATGGGTTGATATTGCGCTTGTTTAAGAACTTCTCGGACCCGTTTGCCTCTTTCAAGGATTTTTTGTGTCGATTTATCCACCCTCGTACCGAAACGAGCAAACTTTTCTAACTCTTCAAATTGCGAATAAGATAGACGTAAATTGCCAGCTACGGCGCGATAGGAAGGAAACTGTGTTTTTCCACCGACTCTCGATACCGATTTCCCTACATTTACTGCCGGTAAAATTCCTTTTTGCGCAAGTTCCGGAGATAAATAAATCTGCCCGTCAGTTATAGAGATTAAATTTGTTGGGATGTATGCGGAAACATTCTGTGCCTCTGTTTCCAAAATTGGCAATGCAGTGAGTGAACCTCCTCCATGTTCTTTTTTCAGATTGGTAGCACGTTCAAGAAGACGCGCGTGTATATAGAAAATGTCACCCGGAAAGGCCTCCCTTCCGGGCGGTCTGCGCAAAAGGAGCGACAGTTCACGATATGCACGTGCATGGTTCGTCAAATCATCGTAGACAACAAGGACATCTTCTCCCCGGTACATAAAATATTCCGCCATGGTAGTCGCCGCATAGGGGGCAATAAACTTCATACCTGCCGTAGATTCTCCTGCTGCGACAACGACAACAGTATTCTTCAACACATCATTCTTTTGAAGATCCGCAATCAATTTTGCCACCGAAGAACTCCGTTGTCCTATTGCACAATAAATACAAATTACTCCTTTATCTTTTTGATTGATAATCGTATCCAAAGCAACAGCGGTCTTTCCCGTCTGCCTGTCACCAAGTATCAATTCTCTTTGTCCTCTGCCAATAGGAATTAAGGCATCAATGACCTTGATCCCTGTTTGTAGTGGCACATTTACCGGCAAACGGTCCATGATTGAGGGGGCATCTCGTTCAATAATTTGGCGCTGTGTCGTACGTAGTGCGCCAAGGTTATCCATTGGAGTCCCGACTGCATCAACAACACGTCCGAGTAACTCCGTTCCAACAGGCACATCCATTACGTTTCCGGTGCGTCTTACTTCGCTTCCCGACTTTACTTCAACACCTTCGTCAAAAAGAATGACCCCCATTACTTCCGGGTCGAGATTAAACGCCATACCCGATGTACCGCTGGCAAAACGCACCATTTCCTCTGACTTTATGTCCAACAGTCCCTCCACCTGCGCGATACCTCTCCCGATAAATAAGACCTTTCCGGTCTCATGAATCCGTGTCGTATATTTTCGTTTTTTCAGAACAGCATCGAGCGCCTTAAAGGTTTCGTCTAAAAATGTTTCTAATTCGTTATTTATCATAAATATGATTTATCCTGACGCATTTTTTTGCCATGTGGTTCCTCTTCAAATGCGCTATTCACTTCCTCTTCCAGGGTCTTAAGGTAATCACTAATATTCCACCCTATT of Candidatus Brocadiaceae bacterium contains these proteins:
- the moeB gene encoding molybdopterin-synthase adenylyltransferase MoeB, with product MSLPFTEEQIDRYSRHIILPEIGGKGQLKLLNSKVFLVGAGGLGSPAAFYLAAAGIGKIGVADSDIVDYSNLQRQLLHSTKDVGKSKAISAKETLEALNPDIEVIPYTERLTSENIMDVIKDYDIVLDGADNFPTRYLVNDACVFLKKPLSHGSIFRFEGQVTTIVPFDGPCYRCLYEMPPPPGLVPSCQEAGVLGVLPGVVGSIQATEAVKYILGKGQLLKGKLLIYDSLNMDFKKVKIHKNPSCPVCSDNPTITELIDYEEFCQSNR
- a CDS encoding F0F1 ATP synthase subunit gamma; its protein translation is MQTLESLRKKIQSAEDLYTIVRTMKTLAAINIHHYEKAVESVTDYYRTVEMGLQVILRKGPIEMFSSPSDLGEKRTGVIIFGSDHGLCGGFNNQIVSYALEDMHEHSSAPDRHVILCVGSRISALLEEKGHSTGNIFSLPDSLAGLTDIGYEIVMAINDWQVEEKISKVILYYHKLISNISSQPRKTRLLPLNPEWFRSISSKKWPSHVIPGFTMDRNKLFSSLIRQYVFVSLYRAIAESMASENASRFLSMQAAEKNIKDQREEIDALYRHQYQSMITSELLDIVAGFEALQVSTDMIKKQSKKDEETS
- a CDS encoding alternate F1F0 ATPase, F1 subunit alpha, encoding MINNELETFLDETFKALDAVLKKRKYTTRIHETGKVLFIGRGIAQVEGLLDIKSEEMVRFASGTSGMAFNLDPEVMGVILFDEGVEVKSGSEVRRTGNVMDVPVGTELLGRVVDAVGTPMDNLGALRTTQRQIIERDAPSIMDRLPVNVPLQTGIKVIDALIPIGRGQRELILGDRQTGKTAVALDTIINQKDKGVICIYCAIGQRSSSVAKLIADLQKNDVLKNTVVVVAAGESTAGMKFIAPYAATTMAEYFMYRGEDVLVVYDDLTNHARAYRELSLLLRRPPGREAFPGDIFYIHARLLERATNLKKEHGGGSLTALPILETEAQNVSAYIPTNLISITDGQIYLSPELAQKGILPAVNVGKSVSRVGGKTQFPSYRAVAGNLRLSYSQFEELEKFARFGTRVDKSTQKILERGKRVREVLKQAQYQPMSVSQQIAILLAVAEGLLDEIPLECISQAEINIGKAVSENAFDVCRKIEQGKSLSDEDRSKVLTAAKSAIGKEGENR